Proteins from a genomic interval of Niabella soli DSM 19437:
- a CDS encoding RNA polymerase sigma factor, whose amino-acid sequence MTEKEYNECVNRYADNVYRFILKNLKHTANAEDVVQSAFQALWEQRTTVQEATAKALLFTIAYRKMIDHIRKQRRVTYEASMNSYEKGTEQKNRNLKEVLDRALERLDEIKRSLVLLKDYEGYSYEEIGNITGLSASQVKVYLHRARLQLKEYLVTIENII is encoded by the coding sequence ATGACGGAAAAGGAATACAACGAATGTGTAAACAGGTATGCTGACAATGTGTACAGGTTCATTTTAAAGAACCTGAAACATACGGCCAATGCCGAAGATGTGGTGCAGTCTGCTTTCCAGGCGCTGTGGGAACAACGCACCACTGTTCAGGAAGCAACCGCCAAAGCATTGTTATTTACTATTGCCTACAGGAAAATGATCGATCATATCCGGAAGCAGCGCAGAGTAACCTACGAAGCATCAATGAATAGTTACGAAAAGGGAACCGAGCAAAAAAACCGGAACCTGAAAGAAGTGCTGGATCGTGCATTGGAGCGGCTGGATGAAATAAAGAGATCGCTGGTATTGCTGAAAGATTATGAAGGGTACAGCTATGAAGAGATCGGGAACATTACAGGGCTTTCTGCCAGCCAGGTGAAAGTGTACCTGCACCGGGCGCGGTTACAGCTGAAAGAATACCTGGTAACAATCGAAAATATTATCTAA
- the rodA gene encoding rod shape-determining protein RodA has protein sequence MSQKKAEISKGIDYILLIVYFLLVTIGLMAIFGVTYTEGDPVLQSFIGFKTDYSKQFYFAVVSLILGLFILLTDSKFFPATANLWYAGGILLLLLVFPFHSSVKGTESIIRFGGFNFQPAEFCKVTVALALAKYLSDPELDFTKMRSQLIATAIVLLPAGLTIMQNETGLALVFFSFFLVMYREGLPGIILVIGFAAAALVVATLLMDKNILAIILTLITAAVIFFSRRQIKKDRGLLVKIILIWVVCVGIQRFGVPFAFTHVLEKHQVERIFSTIGREIPQEYLKGNMGEVNAKTGKQSNTADYNVKQSKIAIGSGGLTGKGLLSGTQTRYGFVPEQRTDFIFDTIGEGFGFAGAVALLGLYLLLLFRIVIVAERQRSTFSRCYAYGVASVLFFHMAVNVAMTIGLAPVIGIPLPFISYGGTSLLTFTILLFILIRLDADRQMVLR, from the coding sequence ATGAGTCAGAAAAAGGCTGAAATATCAAAGGGGATCGATTATATTTTGCTTATCGTATACTTCCTGCTAGTTACCATTGGCCTGATGGCGATCTTTGGTGTGACTTATACAGAGGGGGACCCGGTTTTGCAGAGCTTTATCGGCTTTAAAACCGATTACAGCAAACAATTTTATTTTGCCGTTGTATCACTGATCCTTGGGTTGTTTATTCTTTTGACGGATAGCAAATTTTTTCCAGCTACGGCCAATTTATGGTATGCCGGCGGAATCCTGTTGTTATTGCTGGTGTTTCCGTTTCACTCCTCCGTAAAAGGAACGGAGTCTATCATCCGCTTTGGTGGGTTTAATTTTCAGCCGGCCGAGTTCTGTAAAGTAACGGTTGCGCTGGCCCTGGCAAAATATCTTTCGGACCCGGAACTGGATTTTACCAAAATGCGCTCCCAACTTATTGCCACAGCCATCGTGTTATTGCCTGCGGGCCTCACTATTATGCAAAATGAAACCGGGCTGGCCCTGGTGTTTTTTTCGTTCTTTTTAGTTATGTACCGGGAAGGGTTGCCGGGTATTATCCTGGTTATTGGTTTTGCCGCCGCTGCACTGGTGGTGGCTACCTTGCTTATGGATAAAAATATACTCGCCATTATACTAACGCTGATTACTGCCGCCGTGATTTTTTTCAGCCGCAGGCAAATAAAAAAGGATCGCGGATTACTGGTAAAAATCATCCTCATATGGGTGGTTTGTGTGGGTATACAACGGTTTGGGGTGCCCTTTGCCTTTACCCATGTGCTGGAAAAACATCAGGTAGAGCGGATTTTCAGTACCATCGGCAGGGAGATCCCGCAGGAATACCTGAAGGGAAATATGGGAGAAGTGAATGCCAAAACGGGCAAACAAAGCAATACGGCAGATTATAATGTAAAACAATCGAAGATCGCTATTGGAAGCGGCGGGCTCACTGGCAAAGGCTTGCTGAGCGGTACGCAAACGCGCTACGGTTTCGTTCCCGAGCAACGAACCGATTTTATTTTTGATACTATTGGGGAAGGCTTCGGTTTTGCCGGCGCTGTTGCCCTGCTGGGATTATATTTGTTGCTGCTTTTCCGCATTGTAATCGTAGCGGAACGGCAGCGCAGCACTTTTAGCCGGTGCTATGCTTATGGGGTGGCTTCCGTGCTGTTTTTTCACATGGCGGTAAATGTGGCCATGACTATCGGGTTGGCCCCGGTAATAGGAATCCCGTTGCCTTTTATCAGTTATGGGGGAACTTCATTGCTGACCTTTACCATATTACTGTTTATTTTGATCCGTCTGGATGCTGACCGCCAGATGGTGTTGCGATAA
- the mrdA gene encoding penicillin-binding protein 2 has protein sequence MSVFNKSRSYIIRIIFLAVFIIIIAQLANLQLVSNKYLELAKNNAIFQKIVYPERGIIYDRKGRPILNNTIMFDLMVTPAEIKKNFDTTSFCSLLGIDTAEFRSRIVNAIVKNSRVRPSIFHSLLTPEMQARFEENSWRFPGFVLQQRPIRTYPYNVGAHFLGYISEVDAKDIEHSGNFYKMGDYVGKNGLEYSYEKILMGQRGVQYMIKDNKNRLVGHYENGEFDTTAVAGRGLKTYLDVDLQVLAEKLLANKVGSVVAIDPKTGGILAMASGPVFNPNDLTGPSKNANYASMVLNVTAPLLNRGIKGMYPPGSTFKPLGGLVGLDEGVITPASGYPCRGGYYACGRRVGCLESWAGHAANLRLAIAHSCNSFFVNTYRLTVDNPSIGNVKKGFEKWQEYMNKLGLGVRLGVDLPSEDKGNIPTVAAYDKEYRGSWSSCTNLTLGIGQDKMLVTPLQLANAACIIANRGYYYTPHFVDSIEGERASDAPILAKYRKKHEPLTHISDEAYDAVINGMQDVVTEGTARVAMIPGINVCAKTGTAENARVIDGRKVKLKDNSMFVCFAPKENPKIAVAVAVENAGFGATWAGPIARILLEKYLLDSLTNTSKADLERISKTNLMPSYYTRLQYIADSTRAEYWAKLRNDSTNLRKYLRKGIPRVVEPKKDSATNNNNKSQGKKPKQASNLIVFITEDKKYHRPATITGAFI, from the coding sequence ATGTCGGTGTTCAACAAGTCGAGAAGTTATATAATACGGATAATTTTTTTAGCTGTATTTATAATAATAATCGCCCAACTGGCCAATTTGCAGTTGGTCAGCAATAAATATCTGGAGCTGGCAAAGAATAATGCCATCTTTCAGAAAATTGTATACCCCGAAAGGGGGATCATTTATGACCGGAAGGGAAGGCCCATTCTTAATAACACCATTATGTTTGATCTGATGGTGACCCCCGCAGAAATCAAAAAGAATTTTGATACAACGTCCTTCTGTAGTCTGCTGGGGATCGATACAGCGGAGTTCCGGAGCCGGATCGTAAATGCGATCGTCAAAAATTCCCGGGTGCGCCCGTCTATATTCCATTCACTGCTAACGCCGGAGATGCAGGCCCGTTTTGAAGAGAACAGTTGGCGTTTTCCTGGGTTTGTGTTGCAGCAGCGCCCCATACGTACCTATCCGTATAATGTGGGAGCGCATTTTCTCGGTTATATCAGTGAAGTGGATGCCAAAGATATTGAGCATTCCGGCAACTTTTATAAGATGGGTGATTATGTGGGTAAGAACGGACTGGAGTACAGTTATGAAAAAATACTGATGGGCCAGCGGGGGGTACAATACATGATCAAGGATAATAAGAACCGGCTGGTGGGGCATTATGAAAACGGGGAATTTGATACCACGGCGGTGGCCGGCAGGGGGCTGAAAACCTATCTGGATGTGGATCTGCAGGTGCTGGCCGAAAAACTGCTGGCTAATAAGGTCGGTTCGGTAGTAGCCATCGATCCCAAAACCGGCGGTATCCTTGCTATGGCATCCGGCCCCGTGTTTAATCCGAATGATCTTACAGGGCCGTCAAAAAATGCCAACTACGCAAGCATGGTGTTAAATGTAACGGCGCCTTTATTAAACCGGGGCATCAAAGGGATGTATCCCCCGGGGTCCACTTTTAAACCGCTGGGCGGATTAGTAGGATTGGATGAAGGCGTTATTACTCCGGCATCCGGCTATCCCTGCCGGGGCGGCTACTATGCCTGCGGAAGGCGTGTGGGTTGCCTGGAATCCTGGGCGGGCCACGCCGCCAACCTGCGATTGGCCATTGCACATTCCTGTAACTCCTTTTTTGTAAATACCTACCGGCTTACGGTGGATAACCCCAGCATCGGGAATGTTAAAAAAGGATTTGAAAAATGGCAGGAATATATGAATAAACTGGGGCTGGGCGTACGTCTGGGTGTTGATCTGCCCAGTGAGGATAAAGGAAATATACCTACCGTTGCTGCTTATGATAAAGAATACCGCGGCTCCTGGTCTTCCTGTACCAACCTTACTCTGGGCATCGGGCAGGATAAAATGCTGGTAACCCCGTTACAATTGGCAAATGCCGCCTGTATCATTGCCAACAGGGGCTATTATTATACTCCTCATTTTGTGGACAGCATTGAAGGGGAACGGGCTTCCGACGCCCCTATCCTGGCAAAGTACCGGAAGAAACACGAACCCCTGACGCATATTTCAGACGAAGCTTATGATGCAGTAATTAACGGAATGCAGGATGTGGTAACCGAAGGAACGGCCCGCGTGGCTATGATCCCGGGCATCAACGTTTGCGCAAAAACCGGTACTGCGGAAAACGCCCGGGTGATCGACGGACGAAAAGTAAAGCTGAAAGATAATTCCATGTTTGTATGTTTTGCTCCAAAAGAAAACCCGAAAATTGCAGTGGCCGTGGCGGTGGAAAATGCGGGATTTGGGGCTACATGGGCAGGACCCATTGCACGCATACTGCTGGAAAAATATTTGTTAGATAGCCTGACCAATACCAGCAAAGCAGACCTCGAGCGGATTTCAAAAACCAACCTGATGCCTTCTTATTATACCCGGCTTCAATATATAGCCGATTCTACCCGGGCCGAATATTGGGCAAAACTGAGAAACGACAGCACCAATTTGCGCAAATATTTAAGAAAAGGCATTCCCAGAGTTGTAGAACCAAAGAAGGATTCTGCAACAAACAACAATAATAAAAGCCAGGGTAAGAAGCCCAAACAAGCCTCGAACCTTATCGTTTTCATAACAGAAGATAAAAAGTATCACAGACCGGCTACAATCACAGGTGCATTTATATGA
- the mreC gene encoding rod shape-determining protein MreC, translated as MQGICLYNLFTYNRIHRVKGLNAAGKVTSYFNAKYNALEDFFRMQAENQRVHQMNDSLMGLLKQNFVSIENNAILVHDTASVDTTGKARLYTWRTAQVLYATVNGDKNYLQINRGSNSGINDDMGVFSSNGGLVGKVVNTGKNFSEVMTMLHVMFKLSVQLKKTGNPGIISWDGKSPSELTLNGIPKTDSVHVGDTILTGNYSLSFPPGKMVGTVSRVTKDEATNFFILKVKPTANFGSLQQVFVVENMNYAEQQHLSEATSKKIEAKPENK; from the coding sequence TTGCAGGGAATATGCCTATACAACCTGTTCACCTACAATCGCATACACCGGGTCAAAGGATTGAATGCAGCAGGGAAGGTCACCAGCTATTTTAATGCAAAATATAATGCCCTGGAAGATTTCTTTCGCATGCAGGCAGAGAATCAGCGCGTGCACCAGATGAACGATTCGTTGATGGGGCTGCTTAAACAAAACTTTGTATCGATAGAAAATAACGCCATATTGGTGCATGATACGGCATCGGTAGACACTACAGGTAAAGCCAGACTGTACACCTGGAGAACGGCGCAGGTATTATATGCCACCGTTAACGGCGATAAGAATTATTTGCAGATCAACAGGGGCAGCAATTCCGGTATTAATGATGACATGGGCGTTTTCAGCTCCAACGGCGGGTTGGTGGGTAAAGTGGTGAATACCGGTAAAAATTTCAGCGAAGTAATGACGATGTTGCATGTAATGTTCAAACTCAGTGTGCAACTGAAGAAAACGGGAAACCCCGGCATCATTTCCTGGGACGGAAAAAGCCCTTCGGAGCTTACGCTGAACGGCATTCCAAAAACAGATTCCGTTCATGTGGGCGATACGATCCTTACCGGTAATTATTCGTTGAGTTTTCCGCCGGGAAAAATGGTGGGTACCGTTTCAAGGGTAACAAAAGATGAAGCCACCAATTTCTTTATCCTGAAAGTAAAACCGACGGCCAATTTCGGAAGCCTGCAACAGGTCTTTGTTGTAGAGAATATGAACTATGCGGAGCAGCAACATTTGTCGGAAGCCACCAGTAAAAAAATAGAAGCAAAACCTGAAAATAAGTGA
- a CDS encoding rod shape-determining protein: MGLFNWFTQEIAMDLGTANTLIIHNDEVAVNEPSIVALNRNNPKEVLAVGKRALMMHEKTHESIRTVRPLKDGVIADFNAAELMIRELIKLVYPKKPLFPPSWRMMICIPSSITEVEKRAVRDSAEQAGAKEVYLIHEPMAAALGIGIDVEEPVGNMIIDIGGGTTGITVIALAGIVCDQSIRIAGDEFTADIMEALRRYHSLLIGERTAEQIKIQVGAAMKDLENPPDDIPVNGRDLVTGIPKQIMVSYQEIAEALDKSIFKIEEAILKALEQTPPELAGDIYRRGLYLTGGGALLRGLDKRLSQKIKLPVHIADDPLKSVVRGTGIALKNYDRYPFVMR; encoded by the coding sequence ATGGGACTTTTTAACTGGTTTACGCAAGAGATAGCAATGGATCTGGGTACTGCGAATACCCTAATAATACATAACGATGAAGTGGCTGTAAATGAGCCCAGTATCGTTGCGTTGAATCGTAACAATCCAAAAGAAGTGCTTGCTGTAGGGAAACGTGCCTTAATGATGCACGAAAAAACCCATGAAAGTATTCGCACCGTTCGGCCATTAAAGGATGGCGTTATTGCCGATTTTAATGCTGCGGAACTGATGATCAGGGAGTTGATCAAACTCGTGTATCCTAAAAAGCCCCTGTTTCCCCCTAGTTGGCGGATGATGATCTGCATTCCTTCCTCAATTACCGAGGTAGAAAAAAGAGCGGTAAGAGATAGCGCCGAGCAGGCAGGAGCGAAGGAAGTATACCTGATTCATGAGCCGATGGCGGCAGCCTTGGGTATCGGTATTGATGTGGAAGAGCCTGTGGGGAATATGATCATCGATATTGGCGGGGGCACCACCGGAATTACAGTGATTGCATTGGCCGGTATTGTTTGTGACCAAAGTATCCGCATTGCGGGCGATGAATTTACAGCCGATATTATGGAAGCATTGCGCCGGTACCACAGTTTATTGATTGGTGAGCGTACAGCAGAACAGATAAAGATACAGGTAGGAGCGGCAATGAAAGACCTTGAAAATCCGCCGGACGATATCCCGGTTAATGGTCGCGACCTGGTTACCGGTATTCCCAAACAAATTATGGTAAGCTACCAGGAGATTGCTGAAGCGCTGGACAAAAGCATTTTTAAAATAGAAGAGGCGATCTTAAAGGCCCTGGAACAAACACCTCCGGAACTGGCGGGCGATATTTATCGCAGGGGTTTGTATCTCACAGGTGGTGGCGCATTGCTGCGGGGGCTTGATAAAAGGCTTAGCCAGAAAATAAAATTACCGGTTCATATTGCGGATGATCCGTTGAAAAGTGTTGTAAGAGGCACGGGGATAGCACTGAAGAATTATGATCGCTATCCTTTTGTAATGCGTTAA